In one Bufo gargarizans isolate SCDJY-AF-19 chromosome 11, ASM1485885v1, whole genome shotgun sequence genomic region, the following are encoded:
- the LOC122921868 gene encoding sperm acrosome membrane-associated protein 6-like, whose protein sequence is MRFFTSYYLLLQIIVFLCGAQVATSCLKCFTTPADRASICYHAVSLDTMGAEECLQRLHWGFDPLNNISIAFNQIQNIRKYLKTFEKEVKKIEKLSWVEQFDKKMAEFVKGVKDRAASHPPVECRPPCGLQKAARIFSCSRCAEEDCNIPVTCPLKDIKVEELEETRIWCTASFILPDHPKVVWKYAKNIKKTDLSNFKDFYIGDDLDVHIKPTRVSHKGTYACEIIDEDDDIILRRFFYLDVTQTKSKAVEEIEAEFHRALAEKLPTQEEEEERIEHGPSTKDIILTFLQSHVSYAIYAAVCCLIVTVLVGFLWRHALSVDWSKKTPGPRTSFPPEHYLP, encoded by the exons ATGCGATTCTTTACCTCCTATTATCTGCTGCTGCAGATCATAGTATTTCTATGTGGAGCTCAGGTAGCGACATCTTGCCTGAAATGCTTCACCACCCCAGCGGACAGAGCCAGCATCTGTTACCATGCGGTCTCGCTGGACACAATGGGGGCCGAAGAATGTCTCCAGAGGCTACACTGGGGCTTTGACCCCCTGAATAACATCTCGATAG CCTTCAACCAGATACAGAACATCAGAAAGTATCTCAAGACCTTTGAAAAAGAGGTCAAGAAAATTGAAAAACTAT CTTGGGTCGAACAGTTTGACAAAAAGATGGCTGAATTTGTGAAAGGCGTGAAAGATCGTGCCGCAA GTCATCCACCGGTGGAATGCAGACCTCCATGTG GGCTTCAAAAAGCTGCCCGAATCTTCTCATGCAGCCGCTGTGCTGAGGAGGACTGCAACATCCCGGTGACCTGTCCCC TTAAGGACATCAAGGTGGAAGAGCTGGAAGAGACCAGAATCTGGTGCACGGCGTCCTTTATCCTTCCCGATCATCCGAAGGTTGTTTGGAAGTACGCCAAAAAC ATCAAAAAAACGGATTTGAGTAACTTTAAAGACTTCTACATTGGGGATGACCTGGATGTACACATCAAGCCAACCAGAGTCAGCCATAAAGGAACCTATGCCTGTGAGATAATTGATGAGGATGATGACATCATACTCCGAAGATTCTTTTATCTCGATG TGACGCAGACTAAATCCAAGGCAGTCGAGGAAATAGAAGCTGAATTCCATCGAGCTCTGGCAGAAAAACTACCTacccaggaggaagaggaggagaggatTGAACATGGTCCCTCCACAAAAGACATCATCCTCACCTTCCTCCAGAGCCATGTCAGCTATGCCATCTACGCTGCTGTCTGCTGTCTAATTGTCACCGTATTGGTCGGGTTCCTTTGGCGTCATGCCCTGAGTGTAGACTGGTCGAAAAAAACACCAGGACCAAGAACCAGCTTCCCACCAGAACACTACCTGCCATAG